A genomic window from Halorubrum trapanicum includes:
- a CDS encoding NADH-quinone oxidoreductase subunit A produces the protein MSDWIAIGALAVVGLLIPIAMMTVSALLRPSVPETGKSTTYESGETPTGGTRIRFNIQYYMVALLFVVFDIETVLLFPWAVIYRPAVQAGVPMADLLWPMLAFVGILAVGLVWAWRSGAISWARSPRATSRKTTEDIN, from the coding sequence ATGAGCGATTGGATAGCGATTGGCGCCTTGGCGGTCGTCGGCCTGCTCATCCCGATAGCGATGATGACAGTGTCGGCGTTGCTCCGTCCGAGCGTGCCTGAGACCGGTAAAAGTACCACCTACGAGTCCGGCGAGACCCCGACGGGCGGGACGCGGATCCGGTTCAACATCCAGTACTACATGGTCGCGCTGTTGTTCGTCGTGTTCGACATCGAGACCGTGTTGCTGTTCCCGTGGGCGGTCATCTACCGCCCGGCCGTCCAGGCCGGCGTGCCGATGGCCGACCTGCTGTGGCCGATGTTGGCCTTCGTCGGGATCCTCGCGGTTGGACTCGTCTGGGCGTGGCGGTCGGGGGCGATCAGCTGGGCCCGCAGCCCCCGCGCGACCAGCAGAAAGACGACGGAGGACATCAACTAA
- a CDS encoding NADH-quinone oxidoreductase subunit B has protein sequence MSSDQPFITDDSQVVTETRDARMTGQGDRFNSRLREAFGSSPFILTKFDKFLNWCRGSSMFMLQFGIACCSIEMMHTYAVKHDLDRFGSGVPRASPRQADVMIVPGTIVSKFAPRMKRVYDQMPEPKFVVGMGSCTISGGPFQEGYNVIKGAEEVIPIDIHVPGCPPRPEALVYGVVKLQERVANGEASPVTVKPYELEEFSDLERDELVDKLADQIDDDELVMRYNFADSP, from the coding sequence ATGAGCAGCGATCAACCGTTTATCACCGACGATTCGCAAGTCGTAACCGAGACCAGAGACGCCCGGATGACCGGGCAGGGAGACCGGTTCAACTCCCGGCTCCGGGAGGCGTTCGGCTCCTCGCCGTTCATCCTCACCAAGTTCGACAAGTTCCTGAACTGGTGTCGGGGCTCCTCGATGTTCATGCTGCAGTTCGGCATCGCCTGCTGCAGCATCGAGATGATGCACACCTACGCGGTGAAACACGATCTCGACCGCTTCGGGTCGGGCGTCCCCCGCGCCTCGCCGCGACAGGCCGACGTGATGATCGTCCCCGGGACGATCGTCTCGAAGTTCGCCCCGCGGATGAAGCGCGTCTACGACCAGATGCCCGAGCCGAAGTTCGTCGTGGGCATGGGCTCGTGCACCATCTCCGGCGGCCCGTTCCAGGAGGGGTACAACGTCATCAAGGGCGCCGAGGAGGTCATCCCGATCGACATCCACGTCCCCGGCTGCCCGCCCCGCCCCGAGGCGCTCGTCTACGGCGTCGTGAAGCTGCAGGAGCGCGTCGCCAACGGCGAGGCCTCGCCCGTGACGGTGAAGCCGTACGAGCTGGAGGAGTTCTCGGACCTCGAACGCGACGAACTCGTCGACAAGCTGGCCGACCAGATCGACGACGACGAGCTCGTCATGCGGTACAACTTCGCTGATTCGCCATGA
- a CDS encoding NADH-quinone oxidoreductase subunit D: protein MSLERPDTVDDGAVEQTPDELEALLGDLVVDRDDHLNAPGFVIRPDTVQETLRTLKEQAGYDHLSVVSAQEYENRYESIYHLKKYDDPTQEVSIVVPADKDDPVSESAEPVFRTADWHEREAYDLIGIEYDDHPDLRRILLPETWQGHPLSMDYDKDRPQIATLPEHANPLEDHHKDAESDTMFLNIGPHHPATHGVLHLKTVLDGEQVVDVEPDIGYLHRSEEQMAQSGTYRHQIMPYPDRWDYISAGLLNEWAYARAAEDLADIEVPEYAQVIRTMGAEMCRIAAHMLALATFALDINGDFTATFMYAINDRERVQNLLEDLTGQRLMFNYFRLGGVVWDLPEPREEFFSDTRDFLDQLPESIEEYHNLITSNEVFQMRTIDTGILPPDVAKNYGATGPVARGSGVDYDLRRDDPYGYYDELDWDVVTEDGCDNFSRLLVRMREVEESAKIIEQCVDLLEDWPEDERNIQANVPRTLRPDDDTEIYRAVEGAKGELGIYIRADGTDKPARFKIRSPCFSNLQTLPEMANGEYIPDVIAALGSLDVVLGEVDR, encoded by the coding sequence ATGAGCCTCGAACGACCGGACACCGTCGACGACGGCGCCGTCGAGCAGACGCCGGACGAGCTGGAGGCGCTCCTCGGCGACCTCGTCGTCGACCGCGACGACCACCTGAACGCGCCCGGCTTCGTCATCCGGCCGGACACCGTTCAGGAGACGCTTCGGACCCTGAAAGAGCAGGCGGGGTACGACCACCTCTCCGTCGTCTCCGCACAGGAGTACGAGAACCGCTACGAGTCGATCTACCACCTGAAGAAGTACGACGACCCGACCCAGGAGGTCAGTATCGTCGTCCCCGCAGACAAGGACGACCCCGTCTCCGAGTCCGCCGAGCCCGTCTTCCGCACCGCCGACTGGCACGAGCGGGAGGCGTACGATCTGATCGGGATCGAGTACGACGACCACCCCGACCTGCGCCGGATACTGCTGCCGGAGACCTGGCAGGGCCACCCCCTGTCGATGGACTACGACAAGGACCGGCCGCAGATCGCCACGCTGCCGGAGCACGCGAACCCGCTGGAGGACCACCACAAGGACGCGGAGTCCGACACGATGTTCCTCAACATCGGGCCGCACCACCCGGCGACCCACGGCGTCTTACACCTGAAGACGGTCCTCGACGGCGAGCAGGTCGTCGACGTCGAGCCCGACATCGGCTACCTCCACCGCAGCGAGGAGCAGATGGCCCAGTCCGGCACGTACCGCCACCAGATCATGCCGTACCCGGACCGCTGGGACTACATCTCGGCGGGGCTGCTCAACGAGTGGGCGTACGCCCGCGCGGCCGAGGACCTCGCGGACATCGAGGTGCCGGAGTACGCACAGGTCATCCGCACGATGGGCGCGGAGATGTGCCGGATCGCCGCGCACATGCTCGCCTTGGCGACGTTCGCGCTCGACATCAACGGCGACTTCACGGCGACGTTCATGTACGCCATCAACGACCGCGAGCGCGTCCAGAACCTCCTCGAGGATCTGACGGGCCAGCGGCTGATGTTCAACTACTTCCGGCTCGGCGGCGTCGTCTGGGACCTGCCCGAGCCCCGCGAGGAGTTCTTCTCGGACACCCGCGACTTCCTCGACCAGCTCCCCGAGTCGATCGAGGAGTACCACAACCTGATCACCTCGAACGAGGTGTTCCAGATGCGGACGATCGACACCGGAATCCTCCCGCCGGACGTCGCGAAGAACTACGGCGCGACCGGGCCCGTCGCCCGCGGCTCGGGCGTCGACTACGACCTCCGCCGCGACGACCCGTACGGCTACTACGACGAGCTCGACTGGGACGTCGTCACCGAGGACGGCTGCGACAACTTCAGCCGCCTCCTCGTCCGGATGCGCGAGGTCGAGGAGTCCGCGAAGATCATCGAGCAGTGCGTCGACCTGCTCGAGGACTGGCCGGAAGACGAGCGGAACATTCAGGCGAACGTGCCGCGCACGCTGCGCCCGGACGACGACACGGAGATCTACCGCGCCGTCGAGGGCGCCAAGGGAGAGCTCGGCATCTACATCCGCGCGGACGGGACGGACAAGCCGGCCCGGTTCAAGATCCGATCGCCGTGCTTCTCGAACCTCCAGACGCTGCCGGAGATGGCGAACGGAGAGTACATCCCCGACGTCATCGCCGCGCTCGGTAGCCTCGACGTCGTTCTCGGGGAGGTGGACCGCTGA
- a CDS encoding NADH-quinone oxidoreductase subunit H, whose amino-acid sequence MGTAPAQLFPEFIVDTLGLDSVIGEVAASLVAAFVVGNIILAFTGVAGPWAKRKITAAFTDRIAVDRIGPYGLLIIPAAAVQLLAKELIIPEGVDRPSWDIAPILLPASALLGFSVIPMGQLGPINLQLADPEVGFALVFAFASIASISLVMAGYASNNKYSLLGGLRAVAQNLAYEIPLIVTAMSVVIFAGTLQMSGIVGAQTETLVTIAGVSIPSWYAFVNPFAFVLFLTANMAEIGRNPFDIPEAPTEIVAGYQTEYSSAYFVLFYLGEFVHIFLGGAILAVTFLGGASGPGPESIGFIWFVVKIWGFFLFTQWARAALPRVRIDQLIEIGWKGMLVLSFANLVLTAVIVGVIA is encoded by the coding sequence ATGGGCACGGCGCCCGCGCAGCTGTTCCCCGAGTTCATCGTCGACACGCTCGGGCTCGACAGCGTCATCGGCGAGGTCGCGGCCTCGCTCGTCGCCGCGTTCGTCGTCGGCAACATCATCCTCGCGTTCACGGGCGTCGCCGGCCCGTGGGCGAAACGGAAGATCACGGCCGCGTTCACCGACCGGATCGCGGTCGACCGGATCGGCCCCTACGGACTGTTAATCATCCCGGCCGCCGCGGTCCAGCTCCTCGCGAAGGAGCTCATCATCCCGGAGGGCGTCGACCGCCCCTCGTGGGATATCGCGCCGATCCTCCTACCGGCGTCGGCGCTGCTCGGCTTCTCCGTCATCCCGATGGGGCAGCTCGGCCCGATCAACCTCCAGCTCGCGGACCCGGAGGTCGGGTTCGCGTTAGTGTTCGCGTTCGCGTCGATCGCGTCGATTTCGCTGGTGATGGCCGGCTACGCGTCGAACAACAAGTACTCGCTGCTCGGCGGGCTCCGCGCGGTCGCGCAGAACCTCGCGTACGAGATCCCGCTCATCGTCACGGCGATGTCGGTCGTGATCTTCGCCGGCACGCTCCAGATGAGCGGTATCGTCGGCGCGCAGACGGAGACGCTGGTGACGATCGCCGGGGTCTCGATCCCGTCGTGGTACGCGTTCGTGAACCCGTTCGCGTTCGTGCTGTTCCTCACGGCGAACATGGCCGAGATCGGGCGGAACCCGTTCGACATCCCCGAGGCGCCGACGGAGATCGTCGCGGGGTACCAGACGGAGTACTCCTCGGCGTACTTCGTCCTCTTCTACCTCGGAGAGTTCGTCCACATCTTCCTCGGCGGGGCGATCCTCGCCGTGACGTTCCTCGGCGGCGCCTCCGGGCCCGGTCCGGAGAGCATCGGCTTCATTTGGTTCGTGGTGAAGATCTGGGGCTTCTTCCTGTTCACGCAGTGGGCCCGCGCGGCGCTGCCGCGCGTCCGTATCGACCAGCTGATCGAGATCGGCTGGAAGGGAATGCTGGTGCTGTCGTTCGCGAACCTGGTGCTCACGGCCGTAATCGTGGGGGTGATCGCGTAA
- a CDS encoding NADH-quinone oxidoreductase subunit I — MIGLMKSMATTMKHALDGSTFTVEYPEDAPEVSPRFRGVHKFSQERCIWCRQCENVCPNDTIQIVQDDQRNGEQYNLHIGQCIYCRLCEEVCPVDAILLTQNFEFTADTKDDFVFNKEQLKNVPWYKGIDPLESRNPDRGAWIGEGDGEVDYQ; from the coding sequence ATGATCGGACTCATGAAATCCATGGCGACGACGATGAAACACGCGCTGGACGGGTCGACGTTCACGGTGGAATACCCGGAGGACGCGCCCGAGGTGAGCCCGCGGTTCCGCGGGGTCCACAAGTTCAGCCAAGAGCGGTGTATCTGGTGTCGGCAGTGCGAGAACGTCTGTCCGAACGACACGATCCAGATCGTTCAGGACGACCAGCGCAACGGGGAGCAGTACAACCTCCACATCGGGCAGTGCATCTACTGCCGGCTCTGCGAGGAGGTCTGCCCCGTCGACGCCATCCTGCTGACGCAGAACTTCGAGTTCACCGCCGACACGAAGGACGACTTCGTGTTCAACAAAGAACAGCTCAAGAACGTCCCGTGGTACAAGGGAATCGACCCGCTGGAGTCCCGCAACCCCGATCGCGGCGCGTGGATCGGGGAGGGCGACGGCGAGGTCGACTACCAGTAG
- a CDS encoding NADH-quinone oxidoreductase subunit J — protein MVYATIAFGLFAAVTLAFALGVVLARDVFHAALLLGGALTSVAVHYVMLRAEFIAAMQILVYVGGVLILVTFAVMLTRSDTETEVSSA, from the coding sequence ATGGTTTATGCTACCATCGCGTTCGGGCTGTTCGCCGCGGTCACGCTGGCGTTCGCCCTCGGGGTCGTCCTGGCGCGCGACGTGTTCCACGCCGCGCTGCTTCTGGGCGGAGCCCTCACGAGCGTCGCGGTGCACTACGTGATGCTGCGGGCGGAGTTTATCGCCGCCATGCAGATCCTCGTCTACGTCGGCGGGGTCCTCATCCTGGTCACGTTCGCCGTGATGCTCACGCGATCGGACACGGAAACGGAGGTGAGTAGCGCGTGA
- the nuoK gene encoding NADH-quinone oxidoreductase subunit NuoK has protein sequence MTAVAASIPPSWYLLLASAVFCIGLFGVLTRRSALYFLMSVELMMNAANINFVAFALYYGDLTGQVFALFVIALAAAEVAIGIGIILVLYRNFGTTDVTVPAEMRW, from the coding sequence GTGACCGCCGTCGCCGCCTCGATCCCGCCGTCGTGGTACCTGCTGTTGGCGTCGGCCGTGTTCTGTATCGGGCTGTTCGGCGTCCTGACGCGGCGGAGCGCGCTCTACTTCCTCATGAGCGTCGAGCTCATGATGAACGCGGCCAACATCAACTTCGTCGCGTTCGCGCTGTACTACGGCGACCTCACGGGGCAGGTGTTCGCGCTGTTCGTCATCGCGCTCGCCGCCGCGGAGGTCGCCATCGGCATCGGCATCATACTCGTGTTATACCGCAACTTTGGCACGACAGACGTGACTGTTCCCGCGGAGATGAGGTGGTAA
- the nuoL gene encoding NADH-quinone oxidoreductase subunit L, translated as MVNAFAYVPAIVLLPFFSFLVALGAGRYLPKGGAFGGIAATAGSFLLSIWVATTVAGGRAYNETLYHWASEGGAGIGPTDIELTFGVLIDPLSALMLVIVTLVALLVHVFSLGYMNDEGETGLPRYYAGLGLFTASMLGFVVADNLLMAFMFFELVGLCSYLLIGFHFREPGPPSAAKKAFLVTRFGDYFFLVGVVAVFATFGTAQFAGPESFPALADAALNGSGEVAWTPGGLDLGTWLTVVGLLVLGGVVGKSAQFPLHTWLPDAMEGPTPVSALIHAATMVAAGVYLVARMYGFYVLTPTTMAVIAFVGGFTALFAATMGVVKDELKQVLAYSTISQYGYMMLALGAGGYVAAVFHLTTHAFFKALLFLGAGSVIIAMHHNEDMWDMGGLKSRLPVTYYTFLAGSLALAGIFPFAGFWSKDEILYEALVHGLNDPLLLGGYLMGLLAVPVTAFYTFRMVFLTFHGEPRSDTARDPEPVGWNVKGPLTVLGSLAVVTGLINMVPVQKVLGLEGIDLLHRWLDNEWGGIEGLSSHHYADIGPYSSAYLVGGEVGTVLVGAAVSLGLALLGLGLAWRLYNVASPTEHTAKLGGVKDVLYNNYYLDELQVWLAYRTEDVAGGANTFDQGIIDGVVNGVSSVSLTGGGRIRKLQSGVVSQYAALLTFGLVALLLVLGATGGWFL; from the coding sequence ATGGTGAACGCATTCGCATACGTTCCGGCGATCGTACTCTTACCGTTCTTCTCGTTCCTGGTCGCGCTCGGCGCGGGCAGGTACCTCCCGAAGGGCGGCGCCTTCGGCGGCATCGCGGCGACGGCCGGCTCGTTCCTGCTGTCGATCTGGGTCGCCACGACCGTCGCGGGCGGGCGGGCGTACAACGAGACGCTGTACCACTGGGCGAGCGAGGGCGGCGCCGGGATCGGTCCGACGGACATCGAGCTCACGTTCGGCGTCCTGATCGACCCGCTGTCGGCGCTCATGCTGGTCATCGTGACGCTCGTGGCGCTGTTGGTCCACGTGTTCTCGCTCGGCTACATGAACGACGAGGGCGAGACGGGCCTGCCGCGCTACTACGCCGGGCTCGGCCTCTTCACGGCGTCGATGCTCGGCTTCGTCGTCGCCGACAACCTGCTGATGGCGTTCATGTTCTTCGAGCTGGTCGGGCTCTGCTCGTACCTGCTCATCGGCTTCCACTTCCGGGAGCCGGGACCGCCGTCGGCCGCGAAGAAGGCGTTCCTCGTCACCCGCTTCGGGGACTACTTCTTCCTCGTCGGCGTCGTCGCGGTGTTCGCCACCTTCGGCACGGCGCAGTTCGCGGGCCCCGAGTCGTTCCCGGCGCTGGCCGACGCGGCGCTCAACGGCTCCGGCGAGGTCGCGTGGACGCCCGGCGGCCTCGACCTCGGGACGTGGCTGACGGTCGTCGGCCTGCTCGTGTTGGGCGGCGTCGTCGGCAAGTCCGCGCAGTTCCCGCTTCACACGTGGCTCCCCGACGCGATGGAGGGCCCGACGCCCGTCTCCGCGCTCATCCACGCCGCGACGATGGTCGCGGCCGGCGTCTACCTCGTCGCGCGGATGTACGGCTTCTACGTGCTGACGCCGACGACGATGGCGGTCATCGCCTTCGTCGGCGGCTTCACCGCGCTGTTCGCGGCGACGATGGGCGTGGTGAAAGACGAGCTGAAGCAGGTGCTCGCGTACTCCACCATCTCGCAGTACGGCTACATGATGCTCGCGCTCGGTGCGGGCGGGTACGTGGCCGCCGTCTTCCACCTCACCACCCACGCGTTCTTCAAGGCGCTGCTGTTCCTCGGCGCCGGATCGGTCATCATCGCGATGCACCACAACGAGGACATGTGGGACATGGGCGGGCTCAAGTCGCGGCTGCCCGTCACCTACTACACGTTCCTCGCCGGCTCGCTCGCGCTCGCGGGCATCTTCCCGTTCGCCGGCTTCTGGTCGAAAGACGAGATCCTCTACGAGGCGCTCGTCCACGGCCTCAACGACCCGCTGCTGCTCGGCGGCTATCTGATGGGGCTGCTCGCGGTGCCCGTCACCGCGTTCTACACCTTCCGGATGGTGTTCTTAACGTTCCACGGCGAGCCCCGGAGCGACACCGCCCGCGACCCCGAGCCCGTCGGCTGGAACGTGAAGGGGCCGCTGACGGTCCTCGGCTCGCTCGCGGTCGTCACCGGCCTCATCAACATGGTGCCGGTTCAGAAGGTGCTCGGACTCGAGGGGATCGACCTGCTCCACCGCTGGCTCGACAACGAGTGGGGCGGCATCGAGGGGCTCTCCTCGCACCACTACGCCGACATCGGCCCGTACAGCAGCGCGTACCTCGTCGGCGGTGAGGTCGGCACCGTCCTCGTCGGCGCGGCCGTCTCGCTCGGCCTCGCGCTGCTCGGACTCGGACTCGCCTGGCGGCTCTACAACGTGGCGTCGCCGACGGAACACACCGCCAAACTCGGCGGGGTCAAAGACGTGCTGTACAACAACTACTACCTCGACGAACTGCAGGTCTGGCTCGCGTATCGGACGGAAGACGTCGCGGGCGGCGCGAACACCTTCGACCAGGGGATCATCGACGGCGTCGTGAACGGCGTCTCGTCGGTGAGCCTGACCGGCGGCGGCCGGATCCGGAAGCTCCAGTCGGGGGTCGTCTCGCAGTACGCCGCGCTGCTCACCTTCGGACTGGTCGCGCTGTTGCTCGTACTCGGCGCGACCGGGGGGTGGTTCCTGTGA
- a CDS encoding NuoM family protein: protein MAAAFVGALTVFLAPDEWAGRLAFAISLIPFVGSLYLWSGFEAGGNALLGGDIAYATRIEWLEVGGRSVSWFVGLDGISLPLFVLTTFLVPLAILSAWTPVDTRQSQFYGLMLFMEANLLGVFAALDFFLWFVFWEAVLVPMYFLIGIWGGPRRKYAAIKFFVYTNAASLLMFIGFMSLVFALGDSVSSFALPEIAQAIAAGDLGTWFGIPPDRIAMVAFLAMFLGFAVKVPIVPFHTWLPDAHVQAPTPASVLLAGVLLKMGTYALLRFNFTMLPEQASMLAVPIAAIAVVSVIYGAMLALAQKDLKRIVAYSSVSSMGYVILGLVVFTEYGVGGATFQMVAHGLISGLMFMAVGVIYNATHTRMVGDMAGMADRMPVTVGILVAGAFGYMGLPLMAGFAGEFFIFVGSLSAPALPYAPLFTAAAMFGIVIVAGYLLSAMQSTLFGPFELETDYDVGPAAFHDVAPLAVLLVAIIVLGVAPDIFFEMIRDAALPVVEGVTVDG, encoded by the coding sequence ATGGCGGCCGCGTTCGTCGGCGCGCTGACGGTGTTCCTCGCGCCCGACGAGTGGGCCGGTCGGCTGGCGTTCGCCATCAGCCTGATCCCGTTCGTCGGCAGCCTCTACCTCTGGTCCGGCTTCGAGGCCGGCGGCAACGCGCTGCTCGGCGGCGATATCGCGTACGCGACGCGGATCGAGTGGCTGGAAGTGGGCGGTCGCAGCGTCTCGTGGTTCGTCGGGCTCGACGGGATCAGCCTCCCGCTGTTCGTGCTCACGACGTTCCTCGTGCCGCTGGCGATTCTCAGCGCGTGGACGCCCGTCGACACGCGGCAGAGCCAGTTCTACGGCCTCATGCTGTTCATGGAGGCGAACCTGCTCGGCGTGTTCGCCGCGCTCGACTTCTTCCTCTGGTTCGTCTTCTGGGAGGCCGTGCTGGTCCCGATGTACTTCCTCATCGGGATCTGGGGCGGTCCGCGCCGCAAGTACGCCGCGATCAAGTTCTTCGTCTACACGAACGCGGCGTCGCTTTTGATGTTCATCGGCTTCATGAGCCTCGTGTTCGCGCTGGGCGACTCGGTGTCGTCGTTCGCCCTGCCGGAGATCGCACAGGCGATCGCAGCGGGCGACCTGGGAACGTGGTTCGGCATCCCGCCGGACCGGATCGCGATGGTCGCGTTCCTCGCGATGTTCCTCGGGTTCGCGGTGAAGGTCCCGATCGTCCCGTTCCACACGTGGCTGCCGGACGCCCACGTTCAGGCGCCGACGCCCGCGTCGGTGCTTTTGGCCGGCGTCCTCCTGAAGATGGGGACGTACGCGCTGCTCCGGTTCAACTTCACGATGCTCCCGGAGCAGGCGTCGATGCTCGCGGTCCCGATCGCCGCCATCGCCGTGGTTAGCGTCATCTACGGCGCGATGTTGGCGCTGGCACAGAAGGACCTCAAGCGGATCGTCGCCTACTCCTCCGTCTCCTCGATGGGCTACGTCATCCTCGGACTGGTCGTCTTCACCGAGTACGGGGTCGGCGGCGCGACGTTCCAGATGGTCGCGCACGGCCTCATCTCGGGGCTGATGTTCATGGCGGTCGGCGTCATCTACAACGCCACCCACACCCGGATGGTCGGCGACATGGCCGGGATGGCCGACCGGATGCCGGTCACCGTCGGCATCCTCGTCGCCGGCGCCTTCGGCTACATGGGACTGCCGCTGATGGCCGGCTTCGCCGGCGAGTTCTTCATCTTCGTCGGCTCGCTGTCCGCGCCGGCGCTCCCGTACGCGCCGCTCTTCACCGCGGCCGCGATGTTCGGTATCGTCATCGTCGCCGGCTACCTGCTGTCGGCGATGCAGAGCACGCTGTTCGGCCCGTTCGAACTGGAGACCGACTACGACGTCGGGCCCGCGGCGTTCCACGACGTCGCCCCGCTCGCGGTGCTGCTCGTGGCGATCATCGTGCTGGGCGTCGCGCCCGACATCTTCTTCGAGATGATCCGTGACGCTGCCCTGCCGGTCGTCGAGGGGGTGACCGTCGATGGTTAA
- a CDS encoding NADH-quinone oxidoreductase subunit N produces MVNGLPAVTALLPALLLAFTGLALLLVDTIRPDARSNTSMAVVGTFGSLAALAATVWLTASGGVSPDGGAVLLFADAIKVDTMALFFTAIFASVTALVLVAAHDYFHDHANPAAFYSLVTFAATGMALLAAANSLAVVFVALEMVSLPSYVLVAYLKQNRGSVEAGLKYFLVGALSSAIFLFGISLVYAATGSLILADIASASIDGLAGVLGVGVVMMIGGVAFKTASVPFHFWAPEAYEGAPAPVSAFLSSASKAAGFVVAFRVFTEAFPLELAVSANVDWMLAFAILAAVTMTLGNFAAAVQEEVKRMLAYSSIGHAGYALIGVAALTVDGPANGTVMGAAMAHLLVYGFMNTGAFLFVAMAERWGVGRTFADYAGLWRRAPVASVAMAVFMFSLAGLPPFAGFFSKYFLFQAAIDNGFLWLAGLGAINSVVSLYYYSRVVKALFLDDPESPSALDAIDVRPTALYAAVVFAAVATVLLLPGFGPVIETAEAAASALF; encoded by the coding sequence ATGGTTAACGGACTGCCAGCCGTGACGGCGCTGCTGCCGGCGCTGCTCCTGGCGTTCACCGGACTCGCGCTGCTGTTGGTCGACACGATTCGGCCGGACGCGCGGTCGAACACGTCGATGGCGGTCGTCGGCACGTTCGGCTCGCTCGCCGCGCTGGCGGCCACCGTCTGGCTCACCGCGAGCGGCGGCGTGAGCCCGGACGGCGGCGCGGTGCTCCTGTTCGCCGACGCGATCAAGGTGGACACGATGGCGTTGTTCTTCACCGCCATCTTCGCGTCGGTGACCGCGCTGGTCCTCGTCGCCGCGCACGACTACTTCCACGACCACGCCAACCCGGCGGCGTTCTACTCGCTCGTGACGTTCGCCGCGACCGGGATGGCGCTGCTCGCGGCCGCGAACTCGCTCGCGGTCGTGTTCGTCGCCTTAGAGATGGTGTCGCTGCCGTCGTACGTGCTCGTCGCGTATCTCAAGCAGAACCGCGGGAGCGTCGAGGCGGGGCTGAAGTACTTCCTCGTCGGCGCGCTCTCGTCCGCCATCTTCCTGTTCGGCATCTCGCTCGTGTACGCCGCGACGGGCTCGCTGATCCTCGCCGACATCGCGTCGGCGTCGATCGACGGGCTGGCCGGCGTCCTCGGCGTCGGCGTCGTGATGATGATCGGCGGCGTGGCGTTCAAGACCGCCTCCGTCCCGTTCCACTTCTGGGCGCCGGAGGCGTACGAGGGCGCGCCCGCGCCGGTGAGCGCGTTCCTCTCGTCGGCCTCGAAGGCCGCCGGGTTCGTCGTCGCGTTCCGCGTGTTCACCGAGGCGTTCCCGCTGGAGCTGGCGGTGTCGGCGAACGTCGACTGGATGCTCGCCTTCGCGATTCTCGCGGCAGTCACGATGACGCTCGGTAACTTCGCGGCCGCGGTCCAAGAGGAGGTCAAGCGCATGCTCGCGTACTCCTCCATCGGGCACGCCGGGTACGCGCTCATCGGTGTCGCCGCGCTCACGGTCGACGGCCCCGCGAACGGCACCGTCATGGGCGCCGCGATGGCGCACCTGCTCGTCTACGGGTTCATGAACACCGGCGCATTCCTCTTCGTCGCGATGGCGGAGCGGTGGGGCGTCGGTCGCACCTTCGCGGACTACGCGGGGCTCTGGCGGCGCGCGCCGGTCGCCTCCGTCGCGATGGCCGTGTTCATGTTCTCGCTCGCGGGGCTCCCGCCGTTCGCCGGGTTCTTCTCGAAGTACTTCCTGTTCCAGGCGGCCATCGACAACGGCTTCCTGTGGCTCGCCGGCCTCGGCGCGATAAACAGCGTCGTGTCGCTGTACTACTACAGCCGGGTCGTGAAGGCGCTGTTCCTGGACGACCCCGAGTCGCCGAGCGCGCTCGACGCGATCGACGTGCGGCCGACGGCGCTGTACGCCGCGGTCGTCTTCGCGGCGGTCGCGACGGTGCTGCTCTTACCCGGCTTCGGCCCCGTCATCGAGACGGCCGAGGCGGCGGCGTCCGCGCTGTTCTGA
- a CDS encoding H/ACA ribonucleoprotein complex subunit GAR1 produces the protein MRRVGTVVRTAGGLAIARGDAGADPPRIGASVVDESLSTVGRVVDVFGPVDHPYVAVTPGDGVGLADLVGGKLYAR, from the coding sequence GTGCGGCGCGTCGGTACCGTCGTCCGGACCGCCGGTGGGCTCGCGATCGCCCGCGGCGACGCCGGAGCGGACCCCCCGCGGATCGGCGCGAGCGTCGTCGACGAGTCGCTCTCGACGGTCGGGCGCGTCGTCGACGTGTTCGGCCCGGTCGATCACCCCTACGTGGCCGTCACGCCCGGCGACGGCGTCGGGCTCGCCGACCTCGTCGGCGGGAAGCTGTACGCGCGGTAG
- the srp19 gene encoding signal recognition particle subunit SRP19: MVENVVYPAYFDAELSRSEGRRVPTDLAVEAPTVDEIAKAVQQVGYDAVVERDATYSREFEPRGSVVVKGTEDTAKNDLVQAIAAYLGVLRE; this comes from the coding sequence ATGGTCGAGAACGTCGTCTACCCCGCCTACTTCGACGCCGAGCTGTCCCGCTCGGAGGGCCGCCGCGTCCCGACGGACCTGGCGGTCGAAGCGCCGACCGTCGACGAGATCGCGAAGGCCGTCCAGCAGGTCGGCTACGACGCCGTCGTCGAGCGCGACGCGACCTACTCCCGGGAGTTCGAACCCCGCGGCTCCGTCGTGGTCAAGGGGACTGAGGACACCGCGAAAAACGACCTCGTTCAGGCGATCGCCGCGTACCTCGGCGTGCTCCGGGAGTAA